One Oncorhynchus masou masou isolate Uvic2021 chromosome 18, UVic_Omas_1.1, whole genome shotgun sequence DNA window includes the following coding sequences:
- the ankrd22 gene encoding ankyrin repeat domain-containing protein 22 isoform X1, whose translation MGIVYSEPICQAAYDNDLQKVYHILKEDAKTLNVQDEESGDTPIIAACRRGNIRMVKYLLDLKADVAIRNKKQRTCLHYAAKRTFSFLDYLMITILMPILLIGYLILEDKQRKNVKLMNLVLSTKVEVDAVDYQGNTGLHYVCQRKSHRLVPLLLEKKADVSIKNKDDETPLDIARRLQFKKIVTMLKKPD comes from the exons CCCATTTGCCAAGCTGCCTACGATAACGACCTTCAAAAGGTGTACCACATTCTAAAAGAGGATGCCAAGACTTTAAATGTTCAAGATGAGGAATCTGGCGATACACCAATCATAGCTGCCTGCAGACGTGGAAACATCAGAATGGTCAAGTACCTTTTGGACCTGAAGGCAGATGTAGCTATAAGGAACAAG AAACAGAGGACATGTTTGCACTATGCTGCAAAGAGGACCTTTTCCTTCTTGGATTACCTGATGATCACCATCCTCATGCCAATTCTGTTGATTGGATACCTCATTCTG GAAGACAAGCAAAGGAAGAATGTGAAACTAATGAATCTGGTTCTGAGCACTAAAGTGGAGGTTGACGCTGTGGACTAT CAGGGAAACACTGGTCTTCACTATGTCTGTCAGAGGAAGAGTCACAGACTCGTTCCACTGTTACTGGAGAAAAAGGCAGACGTTTCTATTAAAAACAAA GATGATGAGACCCCACTGGATATAGCAAGGAGACTGCAGTTCAAGAAGATTGTTACAATGCTGAAAAAGCCTGactga
- the ankrd22 gene encoding ankyrin repeat domain-containing protein 22 isoform X2 yields the protein MGIVYSEPICQAAYDNDLQKVYHILKEDAKTLNVQDEESGDTPIIAACRRGNIRMVKYLLDLKADVAIRNKKQRTCLHYAAKRTFSFLDYLMITILMPILLIGYLILEDKQRKNVKLMNLVLSTKVEVDAVDYGNTGLHYVCQRKSHRLVPLLLEKKADVSIKNKDDETPLDIARRLQFKKIVTMLKKPD from the exons CCCATTTGCCAAGCTGCCTACGATAACGACCTTCAAAAGGTGTACCACATTCTAAAAGAGGATGCCAAGACTTTAAATGTTCAAGATGAGGAATCTGGCGATACACCAATCATAGCTGCCTGCAGACGTGGAAACATCAGAATGGTCAAGTACCTTTTGGACCTGAAGGCAGATGTAGCTATAAGGAACAAG AAACAGAGGACATGTTTGCACTATGCTGCAAAGAGGACCTTTTCCTTCTTGGATTACCTGATGATCACCATCCTCATGCCAATTCTGTTGATTGGATACCTCATTCTG GAAGACAAGCAAAGGAAGAATGTGAAACTAATGAATCTGGTTCTGAGCACTAAAGTGGAGGTTGACGCTGTGGACTAT GGAAACACTGGTCTTCACTATGTCTGTCAGAGGAAGAGTCACAGACTCGTTCCACTGTTACTGGAGAAAAAGGCAGACGTTTCTATTAAAAACAAA GATGATGAGACCCCACTGGATATAGCAAGGAGACTGCAGTTCAAGAAGATTGTTACAATGCTGAAAAAGCCTGactga